Proteins co-encoded in one Papaver somniferum cultivar HN1 chromosome 5, ASM357369v1, whole genome shotgun sequence genomic window:
- the LOC113282556 gene encoding ankyrin repeat domain-containing protein 2-like, whose amino-acid sequence MEFINESWRSLTHPLYGLNLKDKFGSLERNHLHKAVAEGNSKLVKAIINEDKSLLLEKDKIGCTPLHLASISGNVGIVKLLLIADPTACNVKDEYERTPLHVAIDIDDVPVMKALLPTTAVDTDILHFSIRKSSRLRTFETLVEHFSTLANVNVLNTRNNVTDGDTLLHTAARLNKLKIMKYLLHFRRLSVDTTLENYIEPKKKALDMVTEEDRN is encoded by the exons ATGGAGTTCATCAATGAGAGTTGGAGAAGTCTAACCCATCCCTTGTATGGATTAAATCTAAAAGATAAATTTGGTAGTCTTGAGAGAAATCACCTGCACAAAGCTGTGGCAGAAGGAAATTCTAAACTAGTGAAAGCAATTATTAATGAAGATAAGTCTCTTTTACTGGAAAAAGATAAGATAGGGTGTACGCCGTTGCATCTAGCATCAATTTCAGGGAATGTGGGTATTGTTAAGTTATTGTTAATAGCAGATCCAACTGCCTGTAATGTTAAAGATGAATATGAGAGAACTCCTCTCCACGTCGCTATAGACATCGATGACGTTCCAGTCATGAAAGCTCTGTTGCCAACAACTGCAGTCGATACAGATATCTTACATTTCTCAATAAGGAAAAGCAGCAGGTTGAGAACCTTTGAAACGTTAGTAGAACACTTCTCGACCCTGGCTAATGTTAACGTCTTGAACACTCGGAATAATGTTACAGATGGGGACACACTGCTGCACACAGCGGCCAGATTGAACAAATTGAAG ATCATGAAATACCTCTTGCACTTTAGAAGACTGAGTGTTGATACAACTTTAGAAAATTACATAGAGCCAAAAAAAAAAGCATTAGATATGGTAACGGAAGAGGACAGGAACTGA